In Agelaius phoeniceus isolate bAgePho1 chromosome 18, bAgePho1.hap1, whole genome shotgun sequence, one genomic interval encodes:
- the TCN2 gene encoding transcobalamin-2, whose protein sequence is MGLPLVLLLLLPALLPARCCEPPAGSAGAVRALSARLLGLAGDPARDPDPAAYLALRLAREHHPRLEQRYLERLQDAFQHPYGRSLQGYGRSRWDAERSMSMEEPPHTGRLALYLLGLQATCPPLSPHRSLVTWLKYYLEEEWTGSQQRGHPVTSYYQYGLGVLALCVHRKRVRDQVVRQLLTAQHHGRLGHSDNTVDTEAVVALAFTCLERRRLVGTELAAKLRLAAHEASRNMAKAQGPDGVIGNIYSTPWALQVFLATGDCKTEPAFGQAMAALLENLEAFGTAATMAQVLPVLHGHSYLDIASRHCGEEPDTLTPLDMEPLPEVPGNKMVQLVVECPLPWCYDLQLYDRLVPVPAAASLLDVLRAAAALDPREFRFHTQDTPQGPFLTQVLGLEARQEKRNYWQILSAPNTPLQMGIAEYRPPDGATLILRLSEW, encoded by the exons ATGGGGCTGCCGctcgtgctgctgctgctgctgcccgcgCTCCTGCCCGCCCGCTGCTGCG AGCCCCCGGCGGGCTCGGCGGGCGCCGTGCGGGCGCTGAGTGCgcggctgctggggctggcggGGGACCCCGCGCGGGACCCCGACCCCGCCGCGTACCTGGCCCTGCGCCTGGCCCGCGAGCACCACCCCCGGCTGGAGCAGCGCTACCTGGAGCGGCTGCAGGACGCCTTCCAGCACCCCTACGGCAG gagcctgcagggctACGGCCGCTCCCGGTGGGACGCTGAGCGCAGCAT GAGCAtggaggagcccccgcacacaGGGCGGCTGGCGCTGtacctgctggggctgcaggccaCCTGTCCCCCACTCAGTCCCCATCGCTCGCTGGTGACATGGCTCAAGTACTACCTGGAGGAGGAGTGGACAG GCTCCCAGCAGCGAGGCCACCCCGTCACCAGTTACTACCAGTACGGGCTGGGCGTGCTGGCACTGTGTGTGCACCGCAAGCGGGTGCGGGACCAGGTGGTCCGGCAGCTCCTCACGGCCCAGCACCACGGAAGGCTCGGGCACAGTGACAACACCGTGG acactgaggCCGTGGTGGCACTGGCCTTCACCTGCCTGGAGCGGAGGAGGTTGGTGGGGACTGAGCTGGCAGCCAAGCTCCGGCTGGCTGCACACGAGGCCAGCAGGAACATGGCCAAGGCCCAGGGCCCTGACGGCGTCATCGGCAACATCTACAGCACCCCGTGGGCCCTGCAG gtgttcCTGGCCACAGGCGACTGCAAGACGGAGCCGGCGTTCGGCCAGGCcatggctgcactgctggagaaCCTGGAAGCCTTCGGCACCGCTGCCACCATGGCCCAAGTGCTGCCGGTGCTGCACGGCCACTCCTACCTGGACATCGCCTCCAGGCACTGCGGGGAGGAGCCAG ACACGCTGACACCCCTGGACATGGAGCCCCTGCCTGAGGTGCCGGGGAACAAGATGGTGCAGCTGGTGGTGGAGTGTCCCCTGCCCTGGTGCTATGACCTCCAGCTCTACGACCGCCTGGTGCCCGtgcccgccgctgcctcccTCCTGGACGTGCTCCGGGCGGCTGCGGCGCTGGACCCCCGTGAATTCAG GTTCCACACCCAGGACACCCCCCAGGGCCCCTTCCTGAcccaggtgctggggctggaggcccGGCAGGAGAAGCGGAACTACTGGCAGATCCTGTCTGCGCCCAACACCCCCCTGCAGATGG GTATCGCCGAGTACAGACCCCCAGATGGGGCGACCCTCATCCTGCGCCTCAGCGAGTGGTAG